The Amphiprion ocellaris isolate individual 3 ecotype Okinawa chromosome 6, ASM2253959v1, whole genome shotgun sequence genome contains a region encoding:
- the ppef2a gene encoding serine/threonine-protein phosphatase with EF-hands 2 isoform X1, with protein sequence MGCGVTKSDQFHKHSGKAIRAAVLIQRWYRQYVARTEMRRRYTWHIFQSIEYSGEQAQIKLYNFLGYLMDNFTPSSNERNLISHIFRENDICRDAEWERYFCYKKIEVPEIYSGPHLTFPLTVEQAVGLVEAFRNKKQLHSRYALQLLLETWKLLRMLPNINRISTCHSKEITICGDLHGQLEDLLLIFYKNGMPSLEKPYVFNGDFVDRGKDSIEILLILFAFLLVYPSDVYLNRGNHEDHIVNLRYGFTKEVLTKYKMHGKRILKLLQKIFSWLPLATVIDQKVLVLHGGISDSTDLNLLARLDRHNYISALRPPKKRNQSSASTSMDSDLDEDVWGANRIFQRRASLTFPKPLGARDCFHNRSLQDFSDRIKVNVETELEIRRRRRSAFNAVMKEPETETPTLSFDSVYSDNAKEEWKQILDLLWSDPMAQEGCVPNEVRGGGCYWGPDITEDFLNKHNLQLIIRSHECKQDGYEFCHNRKVLTLFSASNYYDVGSNRGAYVKLGPDLVPYVVQYQASSMIRELTVRQSVGRTERSALKVLREQLFAHKSDLICAFKKFDSENTGVVSLNDWASAVESVMHLDLPWRMLRCQLVTRKTSEGMIDYYDWFNELAIIGPNSDNIDQSLLETLYRHRSTLETIFRIVDTDNSGFITMEDFRQTWKLLSVYLKMEITDEAISDLAVTIDSNQDGSIDIDEFMEAFRLTDKKSRLERGRSMFMGTATDLTKLEGDPNI encoded by the exons ATGGGATGTGGCGTCACAAAGTCCGACCAGTTCCACAAACACTCAGGAAAAG CCATACGAGCTGCCGTCCTGATCCAGCGATGGTACCGTCAGTATGTCGCCCGCACAGAGATGAGACGGAGATACACCTGGCACATCTTCCAGTCCATCGAGTACTCTGGAGAACAGGCCCAGATAAAG CTCTATAATTTTCTCGGCTACCTCATGGACAATTTCACGCCATCAAGCAATGAAC GAAATTTGATCTCGCACATCTTCAGAGAGAACGATATTTGTCGGGACGCCGAGTGGGAGAGGTATTTCTGCTACAAGAAAATCGAGGTGCCAGAGATTTACTCAGGACCTCATCTCACCTTCCCTCTGACGGTGGAGCAGGCAGTCGGCCTGGTGGAGGCCTTCAGGAACAAGAAA cagctgcactcGCGCTACgccctccagctcctcctggagACCTGGAAGCTGCTCCGCATGTTGCCAAATATCAACCGCATCTCCACCTGCCACAGCAAAGAAATCACGATTTGTG GTGATTTGCATGGACAGCTGGAAGACCTGCTGCTGATCTTCTACAAG AACGGCATGCCGTCCTTAGAGAAGCCCTATGTGTTTAATGGAGACTTTGTGGATCGAGGCAAAGACTCCATCGAGATCCTTCTCATCCTGTTTGCGTTTCTGCTCGTGTATCCGAGCGATGTTTACCTCAACAGAGGAAACCACGAGGACCACATCGTCAACCTGAG GTACGGCTTCACTAAGGAGGTGTTGACTAAGTATAAG ATGCACGGCAAACGGatcctgaagctgctgcagaagaTTTTCAGCTGGTTGCCGTTAGCAACAGTGATCGATCAGAAGGTCCTGGTCCTGCATGGAGGGATCTCCGACAGCACAGACCTGAACCTCCTCGCCAGACTGGACAGACACAAT TACATCTCAGCACTGAGGCCTCCGAAGAAGAGAAACCAGAGCTCAGCATCGACGTCCATGGACTCGGACCTGGACGAGGATGTCTGGGGAGCCAACAGGATCTTCCAGCGTCGAGCCTCCCTCACTTTCCCCAAACCTCTCGGGGCCCGCGACTGTTTCCACAACCGCTCGCTGCAGGACTTCTCAGACCGGATCAAAGTGAACGTGGAGACGGAGCTGGAGATCCGCAGGAGGAGGCGGTCTGCTTTCAACGCTGTGATGAAGGAGCCAGAAACTGAAACGCCTACTTTATCCTTCGACTCTGTCTACAGTGACAATGCCAAAGAGGAATGGAAACAG ATCCTGGACCTGCTGTGGAGCGACCCGATGGCTCAGGAAGGCTGCGTCCCCAACGAGGTGCGAGGCGGAGGCTGCTACTGGGGCCCCGACATCACCGAGGACTTCCTGaacaaacacaacctgcagctcATCATCCGCTCGCACGAGTGTAAACAGGACGGTTATGAGTTCTGCCACAACCGTAAG GTCCTCACTCTGTTCTCTGCCTCCAATTACTACGATGTGGGAAGCAACAGGGGGGCGTACGTGAAGCTGGGTCCCGACCTCGTGCCTTATGTGGTCCAGTACCAGGCCAGCAGCATGATCAGAGAGCTCACCGTGAGGCAAAG TGTCGGCCGAACGGAGCGCTCAGCCCTCAAAGTCCTGCGGGAGCAGCTGTTTGCGCACAAGTCTGACCTCATCTGTGCCTTCAAAAAGTTCGACAGCgagaacacag GTGTGGTGTCTCTGAACGACTGGGCCTCGGCAGTGGAGAGTGTGATGCACCTGGACCTGCCCTGGAGGATGCTTCGCTGTCAGCTCGTCACCCGCAAGACCAGCGAAGGCATGATAGATTACTACGACTGGTTCAACGAGCTCGCCATCATCGGGCCTAACAGTGAC aaCATTGATCAGAGTCTGCTGGAAACGTTGTACCGCCACCGCTCCACTTTGGAGACCATCTTCAGGATCGTAGACACAGACAACTCAG GCTTCATCACCATGGAGGACTTCCGGCAGACGTGGAAGCTGCTGAGCGTCTACCTAAAGATGGAGATCACGGACGAGGCCATCTCCGACCTGGCCGTCACCATCGACAGCAACCAGGACGGCAGCATCGACATCGACGAGTTCATGGAGGCTTTCCGGCTCACGGACAAGAAGAGCCGGCTGGAGCGAGGACGCAGCATGTTCATGGGCACGGCCACCGACCTCACCAAGCTGGAGGGAGATCCCAACATCTGA
- the ppef2a gene encoding serine/threonine-protein phosphatase with EF-hands 2 isoform X2 has translation MRRRYTWHIFQSIEYSGEQAQIKLYNFLGYLMDNFTPSSNERNLISHIFRENDICRDAEWERYFCYKKIEVPEIYSGPHLTFPLTVEQAVGLVEAFRNKKQLHSRYALQLLLETWKLLRMLPNINRISTCHSKEITICGDLHGQLEDLLLIFYKNGMPSLEKPYVFNGDFVDRGKDSIEILLILFAFLLVYPSDVYLNRGNHEDHIVNLRYGFTKEVLTKYKMHGKRILKLLQKIFSWLPLATVIDQKVLVLHGGISDSTDLNLLARLDRHNYISALRPPKKRNQSSASTSMDSDLDEDVWGANRIFQRRASLTFPKPLGARDCFHNRSLQDFSDRIKVNVETELEIRRRRRSAFNAVMKEPETETPTLSFDSVYSDNAKEEWKQILDLLWSDPMAQEGCVPNEVRGGGCYWGPDITEDFLNKHNLQLIIRSHECKQDGYEFCHNRKVLTLFSASNYYDVGSNRGAYVKLGPDLVPYVVQYQASSMIRELTVRQSVGRTERSALKVLREQLFAHKSDLICAFKKFDSENTGVVSLNDWASAVESVMHLDLPWRMLRCQLVTRKTSEGMIDYYDWFNELAIIGPNSDNIDQSLLETLYRHRSTLETIFRIVDTDNSGFITMEDFRQTWKLLSVYLKMEITDEAISDLAVTIDSNQDGSIDIDEFMEAFRLTDKKSRLERGRSMFMGTATDLTKLEGDPNI, from the exons ATGAGACGGAGATACACCTGGCACATCTTCCAGTCCATCGAGTACTCTGGAGAACAGGCCCAGATAAAG CTCTATAATTTTCTCGGCTACCTCATGGACAATTTCACGCCATCAAGCAATGAAC GAAATTTGATCTCGCACATCTTCAGAGAGAACGATATTTGTCGGGACGCCGAGTGGGAGAGGTATTTCTGCTACAAGAAAATCGAGGTGCCAGAGATTTACTCAGGACCTCATCTCACCTTCCCTCTGACGGTGGAGCAGGCAGTCGGCCTGGTGGAGGCCTTCAGGAACAAGAAA cagctgcactcGCGCTACgccctccagctcctcctggagACCTGGAAGCTGCTCCGCATGTTGCCAAATATCAACCGCATCTCCACCTGCCACAGCAAAGAAATCACGATTTGTG GTGATTTGCATGGACAGCTGGAAGACCTGCTGCTGATCTTCTACAAG AACGGCATGCCGTCCTTAGAGAAGCCCTATGTGTTTAATGGAGACTTTGTGGATCGAGGCAAAGACTCCATCGAGATCCTTCTCATCCTGTTTGCGTTTCTGCTCGTGTATCCGAGCGATGTTTACCTCAACAGAGGAAACCACGAGGACCACATCGTCAACCTGAG GTACGGCTTCACTAAGGAGGTGTTGACTAAGTATAAG ATGCACGGCAAACGGatcctgaagctgctgcagaagaTTTTCAGCTGGTTGCCGTTAGCAACAGTGATCGATCAGAAGGTCCTGGTCCTGCATGGAGGGATCTCCGACAGCACAGACCTGAACCTCCTCGCCAGACTGGACAGACACAAT TACATCTCAGCACTGAGGCCTCCGAAGAAGAGAAACCAGAGCTCAGCATCGACGTCCATGGACTCGGACCTGGACGAGGATGTCTGGGGAGCCAACAGGATCTTCCAGCGTCGAGCCTCCCTCACTTTCCCCAAACCTCTCGGGGCCCGCGACTGTTTCCACAACCGCTCGCTGCAGGACTTCTCAGACCGGATCAAAGTGAACGTGGAGACGGAGCTGGAGATCCGCAGGAGGAGGCGGTCTGCTTTCAACGCTGTGATGAAGGAGCCAGAAACTGAAACGCCTACTTTATCCTTCGACTCTGTCTACAGTGACAATGCCAAAGAGGAATGGAAACAG ATCCTGGACCTGCTGTGGAGCGACCCGATGGCTCAGGAAGGCTGCGTCCCCAACGAGGTGCGAGGCGGAGGCTGCTACTGGGGCCCCGACATCACCGAGGACTTCCTGaacaaacacaacctgcagctcATCATCCGCTCGCACGAGTGTAAACAGGACGGTTATGAGTTCTGCCACAACCGTAAG GTCCTCACTCTGTTCTCTGCCTCCAATTACTACGATGTGGGAAGCAACAGGGGGGCGTACGTGAAGCTGGGTCCCGACCTCGTGCCTTATGTGGTCCAGTACCAGGCCAGCAGCATGATCAGAGAGCTCACCGTGAGGCAAAG TGTCGGCCGAACGGAGCGCTCAGCCCTCAAAGTCCTGCGGGAGCAGCTGTTTGCGCACAAGTCTGACCTCATCTGTGCCTTCAAAAAGTTCGACAGCgagaacacag GTGTGGTGTCTCTGAACGACTGGGCCTCGGCAGTGGAGAGTGTGATGCACCTGGACCTGCCCTGGAGGATGCTTCGCTGTCAGCTCGTCACCCGCAAGACCAGCGAAGGCATGATAGATTACTACGACTGGTTCAACGAGCTCGCCATCATCGGGCCTAACAGTGAC aaCATTGATCAGAGTCTGCTGGAAACGTTGTACCGCCACCGCTCCACTTTGGAGACCATCTTCAGGATCGTAGACACAGACAACTCAG GCTTCATCACCATGGAGGACTTCCGGCAGACGTGGAAGCTGCTGAGCGTCTACCTAAAGATGGAGATCACGGACGAGGCCATCTCCGACCTGGCCGTCACCATCGACAGCAACCAGGACGGCAGCATCGACATCGACGAGTTCATGGAGGCTTTCCGGCTCACGGACAAGAAGAGCCGGCTGGAGCGAGGACGCAGCATGTTCATGGGCACGGCCACCGACCTCACCAAGCTGGAGGGAGATCCCAACATCTGA